One genomic window of Clostridium taeniosporum includes the following:
- the spoVG gene encoding septation regulator SpoVG: MQITDVRIRKISSEGKMKAIVSVTFDNEFVVHDIKVIEGQNGLFIAMPSRKTPTGEFKDIAHPIVMDSREKIQKEILDAYEKAIKEQEVEE; encoded by the coding sequence ATGCAAATCACAGATGTGAGAATTAGAAAAATATCTTCAGAAGGAAAAATGAAGGCCATAGTTTCAGTAACTTTTGATAATGAGTTTGTAGTACATGATATTAAAGTTATTGAAGGTCAAAATGGGTTATTTATAGCTATGCCTAGCAGAAAAACTCCAACTGGAGAATTTAAAGACATAGCTCATCCAATAGTTATGGATTCAAGGGAAAAGATACAAAAAGAGATTCTAGATGCCTATGAAAAAGCTATTAAAGAACAAGAAGTTGAAGAATAA
- the purR gene encoding pur operon repressor, producing the protein MEKLSRNNRVVAITKILIENSNKIIGLNKFSELLNAAKSTISEDVVIIRELLEKFKMGRIETIAGVAGGIKYIPMIGEDVARDFALKLCDQLKDDGRVIPGNIIYMTDVMYNPEIISTAGVMLSSCFQDKNVDYVITVETKGIPLAYEVARNLGVQLVIARRNSQFTEGTTVSINYVSGSSGRLQQMSLSKKSMKPKSRCIFIDDFMKAGGTALGIKDLLTEFESELVGIGVLVDNKEINKKLVDEYVSIVELKAVDRDSIIEIQPSKRFL; encoded by the coding sequence ATGGAAAAGTTAAGTAGAAATAATAGAGTGGTTGCTATAACAAAAATTTTAATAGAAAATTCAAATAAAATAATAGGATTGAATAAGTTTTCAGAATTATTAAATGCAGCAAAATCTACTATAAGTGAAGATGTAGTTATAATAAGAGAACTTTTAGAAAAATTTAAAATGGGAAGAATAGAAACAATTGCAGGAGTTGCAGGTGGAATCAAATATATTCCTATGATTGGTGAGGATGTAGCTAGAGACTTTGCATTAAAGTTGTGTGATCAATTAAAGGATGACGGAAGAGTTATACCGGGTAACATAATATATATGACAGATGTAATGTATAATCCAGAAATTATTAGTACTGCAGGAGTTATGTTATCATCATGCTTTCAAGATAAAAATGTAGATTATGTTATAACTGTTGAAACAAAAGGAATACCTTTAGCTTACGAAGTAGCTAGAAATTTAGGGGTACAATTAGTAATAGCTAGAAGAAACAGCCAATTTACAGAAGGAACTACTGTTAGTATAAATTATGTATCGGGAAGTAGTGGAAGACTTCAACAAATGTCTCTTTCAAAGAAATCAATGAAGCCTAAGAGCAGATGTATATTTATTGATGATTTTATGAAGGCTGGAGGAACGGCTCTTGGAATTAAGGATTTATTAACAGAATTTGAAAGTGAATTAGTTGGAATTGGTGTATTAGTTGATAACAAAGAAATAAACAAGAAGTTAGTTGATGAATATGTTTCCATAGTAGAGTTAAAAGCGGTTGATAGAGACTCTATAATAGAAATTCAACCTTCAAAAAGATTTTTATAA
- a CDS encoding ribose-phosphate diphosphokinase, whose amino-acid sequence MISHERNIKVFTGNSHCKLAQDIADILGVPVGKSKVATFSDGEICVDINETVRGTDVFIVQSTCSPVNNNLMELLIMIDAFKRASAGRITAVIPYYGYARQDRKAKSRDPITAKLVADLITAAGAHRVLTMDLHAAQIQGYFNIPVDHLLGAPILAKHFISKGLAEQDDVVVVSPDLGSVTRARKFADNLHAPIAIIDKRRPKANVSEIMNIIGEVEGKRCILIDDMIDTAGTISNAANALKELGAKNVYACCTHGVLSGPACERLDQSAIEELVLLNTIPVNVEMENIKITSLSVAPLFAEAIKRIYDDEPISKLFEV is encoded by the coding sequence ATGATAAGCCATGAAAGAAATATAAAAGTTTTTACTGGAAATTCACACTGTAAATTAGCACAAGATATAGCAGATATATTAGGTGTACCAGTTGGGAAATCTAAGGTAGCAACTTTTAGTGATGGAGAAATATGTGTAGATATTAATGAAACGGTAAGAGGTACTGATGTATTTATAGTACAATCAACATGTTCTCCTGTTAATAATAATTTAATGGAATTGTTAATAATGATAGATGCATTTAAAAGAGCATCAGCAGGTAGAATAACAGCAGTTATTCCTTACTATGGATATGCAAGACAAGATAGAAAGGCAAAATCAAGAGATCCAATCACAGCAAAATTAGTCGCTGATTTGATAACTGCAGCAGGAGCTCATAGAGTTTTAACTATGGATTTACATGCAGCTCAAATTCAAGGATATTTTAATATACCAGTAGATCATTTATTAGGAGCACCTATATTAGCTAAGCACTTTATATCAAAAGGATTAGCTGAGCAAGATGATGTGGTTGTAGTATCACCTGACTTAGGAAGTGTAACAAGAGCAAGAAAATTCGCAGATAATCTTCATGCACCAATAGCGATAATAGATAAAAGAAGACCTAAAGCGAATGTTTCAGAAATAATGAATATTATTGGTGAAGTTGAAGGTAAAAGATGTATATTAATTGATGATATGATAGATACAGCAGGAACTATTTCAAATGCTGCAAATGCACTTAAAGAATTAGGTGCTAAAAACGTATATGCATGTTGTACACATGGAGTTTTATCTGGACCAGCATGTGAAAGATTAGATCAATCTGCAATTGAAGAATTAGTATTATTAAATACTATTCCAGTAAATGTTGAAATGGAAAATATTAAAATCACTTCACTTTCTGTTGCTCCATTATTTGCAGAAGCAATAAAGAGAATATATGATGATGAACCAATAAGTAAATTATTTGAAGTATAA
- a CDS encoding metallophosphoesterase family protein: MKIAIISDIHGNIYSLIRALQDIDSERVDTIICLGDLVGYGPHPNEVIAMIKRRNILCIQGNYDKSVVDNDYTFIRETETNKFSLPWTYNELRTQNRYFLSNLPSSISINIQGKKILFVHGSPSILNQYLFEDAEDTKNIIETMEEDILVCAHTHIPSVKNFDKKMYINCGSIGKPKIGRPNLTYCLLDINEINEVKTQIKELEYEYPRIVKDMTLLNFPAKLINSFEKGLE; the protein is encoded by the coding sequence ATGAAAATAGCAATAATTTCAGATATACATGGAAATATTTATTCACTTATTAGAGCATTACAAGATATAGATAGTGAAAGAGTAGATACAATTATTTGTTTAGGTGATTTAGTTGGATACGGTCCTCATCCAAATGAAGTTATCGCAATGATTAAAAGAAGAAATATTCTTTGTATTCAAGGAAATTATGATAAATCTGTTGTAGATAATGATTATACTTTTATAAGAGAAACTGAAACAAATAAATTTTCTCTACCTTGGACATATAATGAACTTAGAACACAAAATAGATATTTTTTGAGTAACCTTCCATCATCTATTAGTATTAATATTCAAGGTAAAAAAATATTGTTTGTTCATGGTAGTCCAAGCATACTTAATCAATATTTATTTGAAGATGCTGAAGATACTAAAAATATAATAGAAACTATGGAAGAGGATATTTTAGTTTGTGCACATACTCATATTCCTTCTGTTAAAAATTTTGATAAAAAAATGTATATAAATTGTGGCAGTATAGGAAAACCTAAAATAGGTAGACCTAATCTTACTTATTGTTTATTAGATATCAATGAAATTAATGAAGTAAAAACTCAAATTAAAGAATTAGAATATGAATATCCTAGAATTGTAAAAGATATGACTTTATTAAACTTTCCTGCAAAATTAATTAATAGTTTTGAAAAAGGGTTAGAATAA
- the murC gene encoding UDP-N-acetylmuramate--L-alanine ligase has product MSFNFIKDRDKKVHFVGIGGISMSGLAAVLLNSGYKVSGSDFKESGILNKLRLAGADIYIGHSKENIKNVDLVVYTAAIPENNPELVYARENNIDLMNRAEFLGNIMRGHKYNVAISGTHGKTTCTSMLSNITLKANLDPTILVGGELDVIGGNFRIGNSDYFLTEACEYKRSFLNFFPYIGVILNIDADHLDYYKDIDEITETFEKFANLIPEDGYLIGYVGDSRVKTILSKVKCNTLSYGLKDADVTARNITFNEKGCASFEVYNGDKKLFNLTLNNPGEHNILNALSSICVSLIFNINNEDIICGLSECRGAHKRFEYKGEVNGVTVIDDYAHHPVEIKATLKTSKKIPHNKTFCVFQPHTYTRTKTLFDEFTEAFFDADEVVLMDIYAAREKNNGLVSSNDLGKALRAKGVKCINVHSHAEALEYVKNSVKPNDLLLTVGAGDVVIVGEEYLNQEK; this is encoded by the coding sequence TTGTCTTTCAATTTTATAAAAGATAGAGATAAAAAGGTCCACTTTGTTGGTATTGGTGGAATAAGTATGAGTGGTCTTGCTGCTGTTTTATTAAATAGTGGATATAAAGTTTCTGGTTCAGATTTCAAAGAATCCGGAATCTTAAATAAATTAAGACTTGCTGGAGCTGATATTTACATAGGACATAGTAAAGAAAACATAAAAAATGTTGATTTAGTGGTTTATACAGCTGCTATACCTGAAAATAACCCTGAACTTGTTTATGCTAGAGAAAATAATATAGATTTAATGAATAGGGCTGAATTCTTAGGAAATATAATGAGGGGACATAAATACAATGTTGCTATTTCTGGAACTCATGGAAAAACGACTTGCACTTCTATGCTTTCTAATATTACTTTAAAAGCCAATTTAGATCCAACTATACTTGTTGGTGGAGAATTAGATGTTATTGGTGGTAATTTTAGAATAGGTAATAGTGATTACTTTTTAACAGAAGCTTGCGAATATAAACGTTCATTTTTAAATTTCTTCCCTTATATTGGAGTAATCTTAAATATAGATGCAGACCATTTAGATTACTATAAAGACATAGATGAAATTACTGAAACATTTGAAAAATTTGCAAATTTAATTCCTGAAGACGGTTATTTAATAGGGTATGTTGGTGATTCTCGAGTAAAGACCATCTTATCTAAAGTTAAATGTAATACTTTAAGTTATGGACTTAAAGATGCTGATGTTACAGCTAGAAATATAACTTTTAATGAAAAAGGTTGTGCTTCTTTTGAAGTTTATAATGGTGATAAAAAATTATTTAATTTAACTTTAAATAATCCTGGAGAACACAATATATTAAATGCTCTTTCTTCAATTTGTGTATCACTTATCTTTAATATTAATAATGAAGATATTATATGTGGATTATCAGAATGTAGAGGTGCTCATAAAAGATTTGAATATAAAGGTGAGGTAAATGGAGTTACTGTTATTGATGATTATGCTCATCATCCAGTAGAAATAAAAGCAACTTTAAAAACATCAAAGAAAATACCTCATAATAAAACTTTTTGTGTGTTCCAACCTCATACTTATACAAGAACAAAAACACTTTTTGATGAATTTACAGAAGCATTTTTTGATGCTGATGAAGTAGTTTTAATGGATATATATGCAGCTCGTGAAAAAAATAATGGATTAGTTTCTTCAAATGATTTAGGGAAGGCTTTAAGAGCTAAAGGTGTTAAATGTATAAATGTTCATTCTCATGCTGAAGCATTAGAATATGTAAAAAATTCTGTTAAACCTAATGACTTACTTCTTACAGTTGGTGCTGGAGATGTTGTTATTGTTGGTGAAGAATATCTTAATCAAGAAAAATAA
- the glmU gene encoding bifunctional UDP-N-acetylglucosamine diphosphorylase/glucosamine-1-phosphate N-acetyltransferase GlmU, whose product MYKYALVLAAGQGKRIKSDLPKVLHKVCGKEMVNHVIDTIRKAGIQDANIIIGKGAELVKERTEEKNVTYSIQSEQLGTGHAVQCASEFLKGKKGTVAVFTGDTPLIKDSTVENLFNTHIKNGNAATILTAIVDDATGYGRIIRSGNEVLKIVEHKDCNEEELKVNEMNSAIYCFDIELLYKSLSKLNNNNKQGEYYLTDVIEILKSEGNKIGAVVTDFEETIGVNSRVQLAQAEEILKNRINLKHMENGVTLIDPKTAYIGIDVEIGKDTIIYPNNIIEGNTIIGERCLIYQNSRIKDSVIKNEVDIQSSVILDSKIGNNTTVGPFAYIRPETEIGEKARIGDFVEIKKSTIGDGTKVSHLTYIGDAEVGKECNFGCGTVVVNYDGKKKYKTIIGNHSFIGCNTNLVSPVEVGDNTYIAAGSTITSEVHEGELAVARAKQRNIKGWVDKKGLKK is encoded by the coding sequence ATGTATAAATATGCCTTAGTGTTAGCGGCTGGACAAGGAAAAAGAATAAAATCAGATTTACCTAAAGTTTTACATAAAGTATGTGGAAAAGAAATGGTTAATCATGTTATAGATACTATAAGAAAAGCTGGAATACAAGATGCTAATATAATTATAGGAAAAGGAGCAGAACTTGTTAAGGAAAGAACTGAAGAAAAAAATGTAACTTACTCAATTCAATCTGAACAATTAGGAACAGGTCATGCTGTACAATGTGCATCTGAATTTTTAAAAGGAAAAAAAGGCACAGTTGCAGTTTTTACTGGAGATACTCCGTTGATAAAAGATTCTACAGTTGAAAATTTATTTAATACTCACATTAAAAATGGAAATGCAGCAACAATATTAACAGCTATTGTTGATGATGCAACAGGTTACGGAAGAATAATCAGAAGTGGTAATGAAGTATTAAAAATTGTAGAGCATAAAGACTGTAATGAAGAAGAATTAAAAGTTAATGAAATGAATTCTGCTATATATTGTTTTGATATAGAATTATTATATAAATCATTAAGTAAATTAAATAATAATAATAAGCAAGGTGAATATTATCTTACAGATGTTATAGAAATATTAAAATCTGAAGGTAATAAAATAGGTGCAGTTGTAACTGATTTTGAAGAAACTATAGGGGTTAACTCAAGAGTTCAATTGGCTCAAGCTGAAGAAATACTTAAGAATAGAATAAATTTAAAACATATGGAAAATGGTGTTACATTAATAGATCCTAAAACAGCTTATATAGGTATTGATGTAGAAATAGGAAAAGATACTATAATATATCCTAATAATATTATAGAAGGAAATACTATTATAGGAGAAAGATGTCTAATATATCAAAATTCAAGAATAAAAGATAGCGTTATAAAAAATGAAGTGGATATTCAATCTTCTGTTATTTTAGATAGTAAAATTGGTAATAATACTACTGTAGGTCCATTTGCATATATAAGACCTGAAACTGAAATTGGAGAAAAAGCAAGAATTGGGGATTTCGTAGAAATAAAGAAATCTACTATTGGAGATGGAACTAAAGTTTCTCATTTAACTTATATAGGTGATGCAGAAGTAGGTAAGGAATGTAATTTTGGTTGTGGTACAGTAGTTGTAAATTATGATGGAAAGAAAAAATATAAAACTATTATTGGAAATCATAGCTTTATAGGATGTAACACGAATTTAGTATCACCAGTAGAAGTAGGAGATAATACTTATATTGCAGCTGGTTCAACTATTACATCAGAAGTACATGAAGGTGAACTTGCAGTAGCAAGAGCTAAGCAAAGAAATATTAAAGGTTGGGTAGATAAAAAAGGATTAAAAAAATAA
- a CDS encoding M24 family metallopeptidase has protein sequence MKTNRVLNVIKEMKLQGLSQIIVTSPASIYYLVGKRISPGERMVVLYINSSGNHKFIVNKLFPIEEDLGVDIVWYTDSDDAVDVLSKVLERDKVLGIDKDWSAKFLIRLMELNVVKGFVNSSPIIDSLRMIKDAEEIDLMRKSSQINDRVMLKLQSELKEGMTEKYYQRLLAEIYEEEGASGFSFTPIVAFDTNGADPHSECGSTKLKKGDTIVLDIGGIYNYYCSDMTRTVFFGEEPNNHKKEIYEIVKQANIQGINKVKDGIKFSEIDFAARNYIENKGYGKFFTHRTGHSIGLETHDKGDVSSINHDEVKAGMIFSIEPGIYLKDDIGVRIEDLVLVTKDGAEVLNSVTKELTII, from the coding sequence ATGAAGACTAATAGGGTTTTAAATGTAATAAAAGAAATGAAGTTGCAAGGACTTTCTCAAATTATAGTTACATCACCGGCATCAATTTATTACCTTGTAGGTAAAAGAATTTCACCAGGAGAAAGAATGGTTGTACTTTATATAAATTCATCTGGAAATCATAAGTTTATTGTTAATAAACTTTTTCCAATAGAAGAGGATTTAGGTGTAGATATTGTTTGGTATACAGATAGTGATGATGCAGTTGATGTATTAAGTAAGGTATTAGAAAGAGATAAAGTTTTAGGTATAGATAAAGATTGGAGTGCTAAATTTTTAATAAGGTTAATGGAACTTAATGTAGTTAAAGGTTTTGTTAATTCATCTCCAATAATTGATAGTCTAAGAATGATTAAAGATGCTGAAGAAATTGATCTTATGAGAAAATCATCACAAATTAATGATAGAGTTATGTTAAAACTTCAATCAGAACTTAAAGAGGGTATGACAGAAAAATATTATCAAAGATTACTAGCTGAGATATATGAAGAAGAAGGAGCTAGTGGTTTTTCATTTACTCCTATAGTAGCCTTTGATACTAATGGTGCAGATCCTCATAGTGAATGTGGAAGCACGAAGTTAAAGAAGGGTGATACAATAGTTTTAGATATAGGTGGAATATACAATTATTATTGTTCTGATATGACTAGGACAGTATTTTTTGGAGAAGAACCTAATAATCATAAGAAAGAAATATATGAAATAGTTAAGCAAGCAAATATACAAGGTATTAACAAAGTAAAGGATGGGATTAAATTTTCAGAAATAGATTTTGCTGCACGAAATTATATAGAAAATAAGGGATATGGGAAATTTTTTACCCATAGAACAGGTCATAGTATAGGCTTAGAAACTCATGATAAAGGTGATGTAAGTTCAATAAATCATGATGAAGTTAAAGCTGGGATGATATTTTCAATTGAACCTGGGATATATTTGAAAGATGATATAGGAGTTAGAATAGAAGATTTGGTATTAGTAACTAAAGATGGTGCAGAAGTTTTAAATTCAGTAACTAAAGAACTTACAATAATATAA
- a CDS encoding response regulator transcription factor: MDKAFGKVLIIDDDIYNNEIIESHLKLSGYKTKIILNGEKAKSTFLKYLPNIVLLDLLTKNFDGIDFLKWVRKQSNIPIIIITKNASLFDKILAFDVGADDYILKPFEVKELVARIKAITRRCSIENNEKDIISIYDLSIDLDKYEVIFKGSSINLPPKEFELLAFFINNPNKIFTRQKLLDEVWGYDYEGDSRTVDVHIKRLREKFEPNENYKIVTFWRKGYKFEIK, from the coding sequence ATGGATAAAGCTTTTGGAAAGGTTTTAATTATAGATGACGATATATATAATAATGAGATAATTGAAAGCCATTTAAAATTATCAGGTTATAAAACAAAAATAATTTTGAATGGAGAAAAAGCAAAATCAACATTTTTAAAATATTTACCTAATATAGTTTTATTAGATTTACTTACAAAAAACTTTGATGGTATAGATTTTTTAAAATGGGTAAGAAAACAAAGTAATATTCCAATTATAATAATTACTAAAAATGCATCTCTATTTGATAAAATTTTAGCTTTTGATGTAGGAGCGGATGATTATATTTTAAAGCCTTTTGAAGTAAAAGAATTAGTTGCTAGAATAAAAGCTATTACAAGAAGATGTAGTATAGAAAATAATGAGAAAGATATAATATCTATATATGATTTATCTATTGATTTAGATAAATATGAGGTTATTTTTAAAGGAAGTAGTATTAATTTACCCCCAAAAGAGTTTGAATTATTGGCTTTTTTTATAAATAATCCAAATAAGATTTTTACTAGGCAAAAATTATTAGATGAAGTATGGGGTTATGATTATGAAGGAGATTCTCGAACTGTAGATGTTCATATAAAAAGATTAAGAGAAAAATTTGAGCCTAATGAAAATTATAAAATAGTGACATTTTGGCGAAAAGGATATAAATTTGAAATAAAATAA
- the pth gene encoding aminoacyl-tRNA hydrolase: MFLIVGLGNPGSKYDNTRHNIGFEVIDNISREYNIDINRQKFKGVYGEGFIANNKVILLKPTTYMNLSGESIREVVNFYKISNEDIIVIYDDISLDIGRLRIREKGSAGGHNGIKSIIANLSTDIFPRIKVGVGQPNVNLVDYVLGKFSKEEKEILKESIEVATNSVEEIIKQDVNSAMNKFNGFKATKSI; encoded by the coding sequence ATGTTTTTAATAGTTGGACTTGGAAATCCAGGAAGTAAATATGATAATACGAGACATAATATTGGATTTGAAGTTATTGATAATATTTCAAGAGAGTATAATATTGATATAAATAGGCAAAAATTTAAAGGGGTATATGGAGAAGGTTTTATAGCTAATAATAAAGTTATCTTATTAAAACCTACAACTTATATGAATTTAAGTGGAGAAAGTATAAGAGAAGTTGTTAATTTTTACAAAATAAGTAATGAAGATATTATAGTTATATATGATGATATAAGTTTAGATATAGGTAGATTAAGAATAAGAGAAAAAGGCAGTGCTGGAGGACATAATGGAATAAAGAGTATAATAGCTAATTTATCAACGGATATTTTCCCAAGAATTAAAGTGGGTGTTGGACAACCTAATGTTAATTTAGTCGATTATGTTTTAGGGAAATTTTCTAAAGAAGAAAAAGAAATATTAAAAGAAAGTATTGAAGTAGCAACAAATTCAGTTGAAGAAATAATAAAGCAAGATGTTAATTCAGCAATGAATAAATTTAATGGATTTAAAGCTACTAAAAGTATTTAA